From Bacteroidota bacterium, a single genomic window includes:
- a CDS encoding phosphoadenylyl-sulfate reductase, which produces MKQKLEELNKKFKGAKSEEILAFVLNEHKCKAAFSTSLGAEDQVITDMMVKVDACAKIFTLDTGRQFYETYDTLDKTNAKYGINIEIMFPDAFEVESMVKEKGINLFYESIENRKNCCNIRKLQPLKRALKSYEVWITGIRREQSVTREDMQLFEWDNDLQMVKVNPLLDWSEKDTWKYIRENKVPYNILHDKGYPSIGCAPCTRAVEKGENPRNGRWWWENADTKECGLHLHVKTS; this is translated from the coding sequence ATGAAACAAAAACTCGAAGAATTAAATAAGAAGTTCAAAGGAGCAAAATCAGAGGAAATTTTGGCCTTTGTGCTGAATGAGCATAAATGCAAAGCAGCTTTTTCAACCAGCTTGGGAGCCGAAGATCAGGTTATTACCGACATGATGGTTAAAGTTGATGCTTGTGCAAAAATCTTTACACTCGACACTGGGCGCCAGTTTTATGAAACATACGACACCCTCGACAAAACAAATGCTAAATATGGAATCAATATCGAAATTATGTTTCCAGATGCCTTCGAAGTGGAAAGCATGGTGAAGGAAAAGGGTATTAACCTTTTTTATGAAAGCATTGAAAACAGAAAGAACTGTTGTAACATTAGAAAACTTCAGCCATTAAAACGAGCATTAAAAAGCTATGAAGTTTGGATTACCGGAATTCGCAGAGAACAGTCTGTTACACGAGAAGATATGCAGTTGTTTGAGTGGGATAACGATCTTCAAATGGTGAAGGTTAATCCGTTACTTGACTGGTCAGAGAAAGATACCTGGAAATATATACGAGAAAACAAGGTTCCATATAATATTCTTCATGACAAAGGCTATCCCAGTATTGGGTGTGCCCCATGCACACGAGCTGTTGAAAAAGGAGAAAATCCAAGGAATGGACGCTGGTGGTGGGAGAATGCAGACACCAAAGAGTGCGGACTTCACTTGCATGTGAAAACAAGCTAA
- a CDS encoding CPBP family intramembrane metalloprotease, with protein sequence MRGSLIHNNKEQPSVLNQLFVLIMAFLVAMFFVVFSSKLIGQYIFHIDIANIDFSSSREIGLGKFFQVYQMLFLFGIPALIMSYFLKVPFGNFFKINKRPKASYLLFATLLLFAVIPFNDWIIRLNESMTLPSFLAPIEAWMRNSEDMLSKQMEAFLSMESISSLLINVFVIAFIPSIMEELFFRGLIQGLLSKWFKSIHFSIIITAVFFSAVHMQFYGFFPRLMLGVFLGYLYFWSGNLWTAIYFHFLNNLLSVLLLFVIQHNLVNEQKLEDMNQSNLAIIISFAITATVFLLLANYYSKKRNKEGDWQGVFSCSKTAEAEIIKGKLENENITAVIMKKRDSSFLSFGKIEIMVKPEDAEKALALINTIENE encoded by the coding sequence ATGCGTGGTTCATTAATACATAACAACAAAGAGCAACCTTCGGTATTAAATCAGTTGTTTGTACTTATAATGGCATTTCTTGTCGCGATGTTTTTTGTCGTTTTTTCCAGCAAATTAATTGGACAATATATTTTTCATATTGATATAGCGAATATCGACTTTAGTTCAAGTAGAGAAATTGGACTGGGAAAGTTTTTTCAGGTGTATCAAATGCTATTTTTATTTGGAATTCCAGCCCTAATAATGAGTTATTTTCTCAAAGTTCCATTTGGCAATTTTTTCAAAATTAATAAAAGACCTAAGGCAAGTTATTTATTGTTTGCTACGCTATTACTGTTTGCCGTAATTCCGTTTAATGATTGGATTATCAGGCTCAACGAATCAATGACCCTCCCTTCATTTTTAGCACCTATTGAAGCCTGGATGCGTAATTCCGAAGACATGCTTTCAAAGCAAATGGAAGCCTTCTTAAGCATGGAAAGCATCAGTTCTTTGCTTATTAATGTGTTTGTAATTGCCTTTATTCCCAGCATTATGGAAGAACTGTTCTTTCGGGGGTTGATTCAGGGATTACTTTCAAAATGGTTTAAAAGCATACATTTTTCAATTATCATAACCGCTGTTTTTTTCAGTGCGGTGCATATGCAATTTTATGGTTTCTTTCCACGATTAATGCTTGGGGTATTTCTGGGTTATTTATACTTTTGGTCAGGAAACCTATGGACGGCAATCTATTTTCATTTCCTTAACAATTTGCTGAGTGTTCTGTTATTATTTGTCATACAGCACAATCTGGTAAATGAACAAAAACTAGAAGATATGAATCAATCAAACTTGGCTATTATTATTAGTTTTGCCATAACTGCAACTGTTTTTTTATTGCTGGCAAACTATTACTCAAAAAAGAGGAACAAAGAAGGTGACTGGCAAGGCGTTTTTAGTTGTAGCAAAACGGCTGAAGCAGAAATAATAAAAGGAAAACTTGAAAACGAAAACATAACAGCAGTGATCATGAAAAAAAGAGACTCCTCTTTTCTGTCTTTCGGCAAAATCGAGATCATGGTTAAACCTGAAGATGCCGAAAAAGCACTGGCATTAATTAATACTATTGAGAATGAATAA
- a CDS encoding phosphatidate cytidylyltransferase produces MNNFVQRTLTGVLFAIVMLGSIYFSKYSFIVIFIIINMVALLEFYSRTEENSLRLIHGIGLVAGSVLLLFITFWQLGLIPASYLLLFVALIFTILAFALFESNEQAFTILGKIFTGLLWISLPIGLLLWFAISKSNYTWQLVAIPLVLTWINDVFAYLGGMLFGKHKLAPKLSPKKTIEGSITGIVFTAGAAFAISIYVGTQSAFVWLILGVIIAVSAIFGDLVESKWKRGLGIKDSGKLLPGHGGLLDRFDAFLFVIPFYVIFIKLFVS; encoded by the coding sequence ATGAATAATTTCGTGCAAAGAACCTTGACTGGCGTTTTGTTCGCAATTGTTATGTTAGGAAGCATATATTTTAGCAAATATAGCTTCATTGTCATATTCATCATTATTAATATGGTTGCCTTGCTAGAGTTCTATAGCAGAACGGAAGAGAACAGTCTAAGACTAATACATGGAATTGGTTTGGTTGCAGGAAGTGTACTATTGTTGTTTATTACGTTCTGGCAATTAGGCCTGATACCCGCTTCCTATCTTTTACTTTTTGTTGCATTGATTTTTACCATATTGGCTTTTGCATTATTTGAATCCAATGAACAAGCGTTCACCATTCTTGGAAAGATTTTCACAGGATTGTTGTGGATTAGTTTGCCGATAGGATTGTTGCTATGGTTTGCCATAAGTAAATCGAATTATACTTGGCAATTGGTAGCTATTCCATTGGTATTAACATGGATTAATGATGTATTTGCCTATTTAGGGGGGATGTTGTTTGGTAAGCATAAGTTAGCGCCTAAATTATCTCCCAAAAAAACAATTGAAGGATCAATAACTGGAATTGTTTTTACAGCAGGAGCAGCCTTTGCCATTTCCATTTATGTTGGAACGCAATCAGCCTTTGTTTGGCTTATCCTTGGAGTAATTATAGCTGTATCAGCAATTTTTGGCGATTTGGTTGAATCAAAATGGAAGAGAGGGCTGGGGATAAAAGATAGTGGCAAACTACTTCCCGGTCATGGCGGCTTGCTAGATCGCTTTGATGCATTCCTTTTTGTGATTCCATTTTATGTAATTTTTATTAAACTATTTGTAAGTTAA
- a CDS encoding phosphatidylserine decarboxylase family protein, with protein MNIHPEGRKITIWVLVVLFLILLTISFFVSPYLLVICILAATLLLAFMLYFFRHPERNIESSDVEIISPADGKIIIMEKIFEKEYFKKDMMKISIFMSVWDVHLNRVPINGLIAYQKYHPGKYLIAANPKASDLNERNTVVIKTKSGEEVLTRQIAGGVARRIRPYTVLEEEVKRGQELGFIRFGSRLDLFIPVSAEIKVKLGEKVKGNISLIARLQ; from the coding sequence ATGAATATTCATCCTGAAGGAAGAAAAATAACCATTTGGGTATTAGTTGTGTTGTTTTTGATACTACTGACAATTTCATTTTTTGTTAGCCCCTACCTGCTCGTAATATGCATTTTAGCCGCTACTCTTTTATTGGCATTTATGCTTTACTTCTTCAGGCATCCTGAAAGAAATATTGAGTCTTCTGACGTTGAGATCATTTCTCCAGCTGATGGAAAGATTATTATTATGGAAAAGATTTTTGAAAAGGAATATTTCAAAAAAGACATGATGAAAATATCTATTTTTATGTCGGTGTGGGATGTTCATTTGAATAGAGTACCTATAAATGGGCTTATTGCATATCAAAAATATCACCCAGGAAAATATCTTATAGCTGCAAATCCAAAGGCATCGGACTTAAATGAACGAAACACGGTGGTTATTAAAACCAAATCAGGCGAGGAGGTGCTAACGCGTCAAATTGCAGGAGGTGTTGCAAGAAGAATTCGTCCGTATACCGTTCTCGAAGAAGAAGTGAAACGTGGGCAGGAATTGGGTTTCATTCGATTTGGTTCTCGCCTTGATTTATTTATTCCTGTATCAGCAGAAATTAAGGTGAAGCTTGGCGAAAAAGTAAAAGGAAATATTAGCCTGATTGCGCGTCTTCAATAG
- the lon gene encoding endopeptidase La, producing MGSKKEYQDSIAFISSDDPEDMNEFISILPNEEEDISSKNIPDTLPILSLRNTVLFPNTVIPITVSREMSVELINDAYKGDRKIGVVAQLSEDMENPGEEDIYKTGTVAHIIKKIKLPDENTMVIIQGVQKFEIQKMVQTEPYMKAEISIIEADKPSIDKKFKGMIDAMKEISAQIIDLSPNIPKEANIALKNLNAPAYLMNFIASNMNVEVKDKQKILELHNAKKKAMLILDYLSKEIEMLKIKNEIQDKVKTDIDKQQRDFYLHQQLKTIHEELGLNTPEQELEDFIKRAEKKKWSKEAKEVFDKEIQKLNRMNPAAAEYSVIANYIELLLDLPWQEYTKDNKDLNKAQDILDQDHYGLEKVKERILEYLSVISLKGDMKSPILCLYGPPGVGKTSLGKSIARSMGRKYIRMSLGGLHDEAEIRGHRKTYIGAMPGRIIQSIKKAKTSNPVIVLDEIDKVGNDFKGDPASALLEVLDPEQNSNFYDNYLEMEYDLSHVMFVATANNLDTIHPALRDRLEIIELNGYLMDEKTHIAKDYLIPKQREMHGLKTKNFKLPENSLQTIIDHYTRESGVRGLEKKIAKLCRYQTKSLLTQKDFKPTLGVAKVQNILGPKIFDTDTYVGDNLPGVVTGLAWTPSGGDVLYIETSLCPGKGNIILTGKLGDVMKESAQLAFTFLKSNYKTYGIDIKALAHWDVHIHVPEGAVPKEGPSAGITLLTSLVSLFTQRNTKKNIAMTGELTLRGVVLPVGGVKEKILAAKRRGINSIILCENNRKDVEDINEKYVAGLSFHYVKRAEQVIDFALEDKQIKNPLQINSPELLP from the coding sequence ATGGGTTCCAAAAAAGAATATCAAGACTCAATTGCTTTCATCAGTTCAGATGATCCAGAGGATATGAATGAATTTATATCGATTCTTCCTAATGAAGAAGAAGACATTAGCAGTAAAAACATTCCAGATACACTTCCAATTCTTTCACTTCGCAATACTGTTTTGTTTCCAAACACGGTTATTCCAATTACGGTTAGCCGCGAAATGTCGGTTGAGCTAATCAATGATGCCTATAAAGGAGATCGTAAAATTGGTGTAGTTGCTCAGCTTTCGGAGGACATGGAAAATCCCGGAGAAGAAGATATTTATAAAACGGGAACTGTAGCGCATATCATCAAAAAAATTAAGCTGCCTGATGAAAACACCATGGTTATTATTCAGGGTGTTCAAAAATTTGAAATACAGAAAATGGTTCAAACTGAACCATATATGAAAGCCGAAATTAGTATAATTGAAGCGGATAAACCAAGCATCGACAAAAAGTTCAAGGGAATGATTGATGCCATGAAAGAAATTTCTGCGCAAATAATTGATCTTTCGCCCAATATTCCCAAAGAGGCAAACATCGCCCTCAAGAACTTGAATGCACCTGCCTATCTCATGAATTTCATTGCCTCTAATATGAATGTAGAGGTAAAAGACAAACAGAAGATTCTTGAGTTACACAATGCCAAGAAAAAGGCTATGCTTATTCTTGATTATTTAAGCAAAGAAATTGAAATGCTTAAAATTAAGAATGAGATTCAGGACAAGGTGAAGACTGATATCGACAAACAACAACGGGATTTTTATCTGCATCAGCAGCTTAAAACAATTCATGAAGAACTTGGCCTGAACACACCTGAGCAAGAACTTGAAGATTTTATCAAGCGTGCCGAGAAAAAGAAATGGTCGAAGGAAGCAAAGGAAGTTTTCGATAAAGAAATTCAAAAACTAAACCGCATGAATCCGGCAGCTGCAGAATATTCTGTAATTGCCAATTACATAGAGTTGCTTCTTGACCTGCCGTGGCAAGAGTACACCAAAGACAACAAAGATCTTAATAAAGCCCAAGACATCCTTGATCAGGATCATTACGGACTGGAAAAAGTAAAAGAGCGCATCCTTGAATATCTTTCTGTTATCAGTTTGAAAGGAGATATGAAAAGTCCGATTTTGTGTTTATACGGACCTCCGGGAGTTGGTAAAACATCACTTGGTAAATCGATAGCTCGATCAATGGGACGTAAATATATTCGCATGTCGCTTGGCGGATTGCATGATGAAGCAGAAATCAGGGGGCATCGCAAAACCTATATTGGTGCTATGCCTGGCCGAATCATTCAGTCAATAAAAAAAGCAAAAACATCTAATCCTGTTATTGTTTTGGATGAAATTGATAAAGTTGGTAATGATTTCAAAGGAGATCCTGCATCAGCTTTGCTGGAAGTACTTGATCCAGAGCAAAACTCCAATTTCTACGACAATTACCTGGAAATGGAATATGATTTATCGCATGTGATGTTTGTGGCCACAGCTAATAATCTGGATACAATCCATCCTGCCCTGAGAGATCGTCTTGAAATTATAGAATTGAATGGTTATTTAATGGATGAGAAAACGCATATTGCCAAAGATTATCTCATTCCCAAGCAGCGCGAAATGCATGGATTAAAAACCAAGAATTTTAAACTTCCAGAAAATAGTTTACAAACAATAATTGATCATTATACACGTGAGTCTGGCGTTCGTGGTCTGGAAAAGAAAATAGCTAAACTATGCCGTTATCAGACAAAATCACTTTTAACACAAAAAGATTTTAAACCAACTCTAGGAGTTGCTAAAGTGCAAAATATTTTAGGACCCAAAATATTTGATACCGACACTTATGTGGGCGATAATTTGCCAGGTGTTGTAACTGGTTTAGCATGGACACCATCAGGAGGAGATGTTTTGTATATAGAAACCAGTTTATGCCCCGGAAAAGGAAACATTATACTTACCGGAAAGCTGGGTGATGTTATGAAAGAATCTGCCCAACTTGCATTTACTTTCCTGAAGTCGAATTATAAAACATATGGAATTGATATTAAAGCCTTAGCACATTGGGATGTTCATATTCATGTGCCAGAAGGTGCCGTACCAAAAGAAGGGCCTTCTGCAGGTATTACCTTGCTAACATCACTGGTATCTTTGTTCACACAGCGAAATACTAAAAAGAATATTGCCATGACTGGTGAATTAACGCTCAGAGGTGTTGTTTTGCCAGTGGGAGGTGTAAAAGAGAAAATTCTTGCAGCCAAGCGTAGAGGTATTAACAGCATTATTCTTTGTGAAAACAACCGTAAAGATGTGGAAGATATCAATGAAAAATATGTTGCGGGATTGAGTTTCCACTATGTGAAGCGTGCTGAGCAGGTAATTGATTTTGCTTTGGAGGATAAACAAATTAAGAATCCATTGCAAATAAATTCTCCAGAATTATTACCCTAA
- a CDS encoding CoB--CoM heterodisulfide reductase iron-sulfur subunit A family protein: protein MQQKQLLVIGGGISGITSTIEMAEVGHMVTLVEQKPYLGGKVVQFSQYFPKLCPPQCGLEINFNRIRKNPRLRILSSSVVEKIDGSKGNFSVRIKKQAELISSNCTACGKCADVCPIERENEFNYNLDKTKAAYLPHEMAFPFKYTIDESVCQKNDCKKCLEVCDYDAINLNAESEIIEETFHSVVYATGWEPYDVSKLDSMQFGKHPDIITNVVFERYAAPNGPSKGKIVKPSNQEAPKTIAFVQCAGSRDENHLPYCSAVCCSASLKHALIASEQLKDVRIKIFFIDMRVSGRNEDFLNQVKADKNIELIKGKAGRINIENDGLSIEAEDILSGLKTKTQADLIVLASGIQSKGNLSKQFRDEYGFLMPDKLTDGIYVTACAKKPQDVSSSLKDATGVSLKAIQN, encoded by the coding sequence ATGCAACAAAAGCAGTTACTTGTAATTGGCGGGGGAATAAGTGGAATAACATCGACTATTGAAATGGCAGAAGTTGGTCATATGGTTACTCTGGTCGAGCAAAAGCCATATTTGGGAGGAAAAGTTGTTCAATTTAGCCAATATTTCCCAAAACTTTGTCCACCACAATGTGGTTTGGAAATCAATTTTAATCGCATTCGCAAAAATCCCAGACTACGTATTTTAAGCTCCTCGGTAGTTGAAAAAATTGATGGTTCTAAGGGAAACTTTTCCGTCAGAATAAAAAAACAAGCAGAACTAATAAGTTCAAATTGCACAGCTTGTGGCAAATGTGCTGATGTATGTCCGATTGAAAGAGAAAATGAATTCAACTATAATTTAGACAAGACCAAAGCGGCATATCTTCCTCACGAAATGGCATTTCCATTTAAATATACCATTGACGAGAGCGTTTGTCAGAAAAATGATTGCAAAAAGTGCCTTGAAGTATGTGACTATGATGCTATTAATTTGAACGCAGAATCTGAAATAATTGAAGAGACATTTCATTCAGTTGTTTATGCAACAGGCTGGGAACCATATGATGTGTCAAAACTTGATTCGATGCAATTTGGCAAACATCCGGATATTATTACAAATGTCGTATTCGAGCGATATGCTGCTCCCAACGGACCAAGTAAGGGCAAAATCGTGAAGCCCTCTAATCAGGAAGCCCCTAAAACAATCGCATTTGTTCAGTGTGCAGGTTCACGTGATGAAAATCATTTACCCTATTGTTCTGCAGTGTGTTGTTCAGCATCGTTAAAACATGCGCTTATTGCCAGTGAACAACTCAAGGATGTGCGTATAAAAATATTTTTTATTGATATGCGGGTAAGCGGACGAAACGAAGATTTCCTTAATCAGGTTAAGGCAGATAAGAATATTGAACTGATCAAAGGAAAGGCAGGTAGAATTAATATTGAGAATGACGGACTGAGTATTGAAGCCGAAGATATTTTGTCAGGGCTAAAAACAAAAACCCAAGCAGATCTTATTGTGTTGGCAAGTGGAATTCAATCAAAAGGAAATTTGTCAAAACAGTTTAGAGATGAATATGGTTTTTTAATGCCGGATAAATTAACGGATGGAATTTATGTGACAGCATGCGCAAAAAAACCACAAGATGTTTCATCCTCATTAAAAGATGCAACAGGTGTTTCACTTAAAGCAATTCAAAACTAG
- a CDS encoding FAD-dependent oxidoreductase has product MEKKIGLYICSGCEIGNSIDISLLEKVGLEYKVHLCKSHPKLCQKEAGQMISQNIDAEKLDGLVVAACSPRVFTKEFAFEILTERVNIRELVVWSHEANDEDTSMLAEDALRMSFAKIKAILSPTPFIPENLSSDILVIGGGISGITAAIEGAKAGYKITLVEKEAELGGWSNHLHKQLPLHSPFDYLEAPVINQKIKDLKTQDNVDFLTSSCIKEISGQPGEFEVIIDQEGKEIHKKVASVVMATGWKPYDANNLGELGFGKSEDIITNLEFEKMAKAGKIVKPSDGEIPKQILFIQCAGSRDEKHLSYCSNYCCGTSLKQAQYIREYSKDTSVFVVYKDIRTPGKFEEFYKKAQNDDQIFLTKGEIENVTVDEDKIIVDVNKTLLGDDIQLEVDLVVLAVGMTPNNTEDLNLKYRLGKGLPELKYDFADSHFICFPYESRRTGIYAAGSLRSPMDIASSIDDAQGAMLKAIQCAEATKRGEAVHPRSGDQSHPEIYFSRCTDCKRCTEECPFGSYDENEKGTPIPNPTRCRRCGICMGACPERVISFEDFNINAVSEMIKAVEVPDEFEEKPRILAFVCENDAYPAFDMAGQKRLKYSPYVRIIPVRCLGSVNKIWISDALSKGYDGILQIGCKPGDNYQCHFIHGSELTEKRGENFQEVLEKMMLESERIRTEFLEINEYDKIPQIINDYMEEIELIGPNPFKDM; this is encoded by the coding sequence ATGGAAAAAAAAATAGGACTATATATCTGTAGCGGATGCGAAATAGGTAATAGTATTGACATATCGCTTCTGGAAAAAGTTGGCTTGGAATACAAGGTTCATCTTTGTAAAAGTCATCCCAAACTTTGTCAGAAGGAAGCAGGGCAAATGATTTCACAAAACATAGATGCAGAGAAATTGGATGGACTTGTTGTGGCAGCCTGTTCTCCCCGTGTTTTTACGAAAGAGTTTGCGTTCGAAATATTGACTGAGCGTGTTAATATTAGAGAGTTAGTGGTTTGGAGTCATGAGGCTAATGATGAAGATACCAGCATGCTTGCTGAAGATGCACTGCGAATGAGTTTTGCTAAAATTAAAGCAATACTAAGTCCCACACCCTTTATTCCTGAAAACTTAAGTTCAGATATTTTGGTTATTGGCGGTGGTATTTCAGGAATCACAGCTGCCATTGAAGGGGCAAAAGCAGGTTATAAAATTACATTGGTTGAGAAAGAAGCCGAGCTTGGTGGCTGGTCAAATCATTTGCACAAACAACTACCATTGCACTCACCATTTGATTATTTGGAGGCACCTGTAATTAATCAAAAGATTAAAGATCTAAAAACACAAGATAATGTTGATTTTCTGACTTCCTCTTGCATCAAAGAAATCTCGGGTCAGCCCGGAGAATTTGAGGTAATAATTGACCAAGAAGGGAAAGAGATTCATAAAAAAGTAGCTTCAGTTGTTATGGCTACAGGTTGGAAGCCTTATGATGCCAATAATCTTGGAGAACTTGGTTTTGGGAAATCGGAAGATATTATCACCAATCTGGAGTTTGAAAAAATGGCTAAGGCTGGTAAAATTGTGAAACCATCTGATGGTGAAATTCCAAAGCAAATACTATTCATTCAATGTGCTGGCTCAAGAGACGAAAAACACTTATCCTATTGTTCAAATTACTGTTGTGGAACTTCATTGAAACAAGCTCAATATATTCGAGAGTATAGTAAAGACACCTCTGTTTTTGTCGTTTATAAAGATATTCGCACTCCCGGAAAATTTGAGGAATTCTATAAAAAAGCCCAAAATGATGATCAAATTTTTCTGACCAAAGGTGAAATTGAAAATGTTACTGTTGATGAAGATAAAATCATTGTTGATGTAAACAAAACCCTTTTAGGAGATGATATTCAGCTGGAAGTTGATTTGGTTGTGTTGGCAGTAGGAATGACGCCAAATAATACGGAAGACTTAAATCTGAAATATCGTTTGGGGAAAGGCCTGCCGGAATTGAAATACGATTTTGCAGATTCCCATTTCATTTGTTTCCCATACGAAAGCAGAAGAACAGGAATATATGCAGCCGGATCTTTACGATCCCCAATGGATATTGCTTCAAGCATTGATGATGCACAGGGTGCCATGTTAAAAGCCATTCAATGTGCGGAGGCCACCAAGCGGGGAGAGGCTGTTCATCCTCGGTCAGGCGATCAGTCACATCCTGAAATATATTTTTCACGTTGTACAGATTGTAAGCGCTGTACGGAAGAATGTCCTTTTGGAAGCTATGATGAGAACGAAAAGGGAACACCAATTCCAAATCCTACACGTTGCCGAAGATGTGGTATTTGTATGGGTGCTTGTCCTGAGCGTGTGATTTCATTTGAAGATTTCAATATCAATGCTGTTTCGGAAATGATAAAAGCAGTAGAGGTGCCGGATGAATTTGAAGAAAAACCAAGAATTCTGGCTTTTGTTTGTGAAAATGATGCCTATCCGGCTTTTGATATGGCAGGGCAAAAACGATTGAAGTATAGCCCTTATGTTCGGATTATTCCTGTGCGATGCTTAGGTTCTGTCAATAAAATATGGATTTCTGATGCCCTTTCAAAAGGATATGATGGTATTCTGCAAATAGGTTGTAAGCCTGGAGACAATTACCAATGTCATTTTATTCATGGCAGTGAATTAACCGAAAAACGGGGCGAAAACTTTCAGGAAGTATTGGAGAAAATGATGCTTGAATCGGAACGCATTAGAACAGAATTTCTTGAAATTAACGAGTATGACAAAATCCCTCAAATAATAAATGATTATATGGAGGAAATTGAATTGATTGGACCGAATCCGTTTAAGGATATGTAG
- a CDS encoding four helix bundle protein: protein MSYRNLEIWKLARKNVIDIHKMTLTKLPKFEMFEEGSQIRRSSKSVRSKIVEGYGRRKYTGDYLRFLTYSISSNDETIDHLETLLETESLKDEALYKEIWNNIDHLGKMLNRFIQSIENAK from the coding sequence ATGAGTTATAGAAATTTAGAAATCTGGAAACTTGCAAGAAAAAATGTAATTGACATTCACAAAATGACATTGACAAAGCTTCCCAAGTTTGAAATGTTTGAGGAAGGAAGTCAAATAAGAAGATCTTCTAAATCTGTTCGATCAAAAATTGTTGAGGGTTATGGAAGGAGAAAATATACAGGTGATTATTTGCGATTCTTGACCTATTCTATTTCTTCAAACGATGAAACAATAGACCATCTGGAGACTCTTCTTGAAACAGAATCTTTAAAAGATGAGGCATTATACAAAGAAATATGGAACAATATTGATCATCTTGGGAAAATGCTTAATAGGTTTATTCAATCAATCGAAAACGCTAAATAA